The Halorhabdus rudnickae sequence GGGCAGCATCTCAGAGACCAGTTTCCCGCGCTAGAATTATTATGACCGGGTGTTGATTGAGATATTCACTTGGTTGGTCCCGAAATTAAAACCCAATGAGAAGTCTGGCGAACTGATCGAGTCGGTTGTCTAGCTGATCCCCATCGTAGATCGTCGCTTCCCGTTCGTAATATACGGCGAGTTCTGAGGCATCAGCCGATAGATTCTCTGTCTGAGTGTCAATGACAACCATGAGAGAACAGATTGGGGCGGGGATTCTCGAATCTGTTCGACGACATCGTCGACGCCACCGGATTATCTCCTTGACGGCGAAGAACCAGATTGGGATCGACTCAAACAGTACAATAGCGACGATGTCACCACGCTGAGAACCATCGTCGACCACATCAAATCCTAGGTCGGTATGACGATTTGCGGAGACAGACTCTGTGAACTTGTACTGGAGTACAGCGATATCATATATGAGAGCCTGCTCTGGGTCAACTCTTGGGATGTTCAGAGGCCGTCAACAGCAGAGTCGTGTGGAGGCGACATCAGCGGTTGATCATAGTGTATTAACCAACAAATTACCTCAACTCTCCCAGTTCGTTGGTTAAACCTGAGGTTGCTGACCGATTTCGACTCTGGAAATGTTCTCGGAAACAGTCGAACAATGCCAGAAATTCCGCGATTGAGTCCGATTCTATATTTTGTCCAACCCTTCTCTGAAACGCGGAAGCACCACGCTGCGGCTTATCGGGGTTGTGGACATTTAGTCAAGTATGGGAGAACACATACCGTCGAACCGACTGGCGGTGGACCAGCCGACACGGGGCGCTGACCGCAATCGGACCCTTGCTGACCAGGCCGATCCGGCTACGGACGAGATGTTGTTGCCGTCACTCAGCGACGGCATCACGCTGCTCGACGTCGAGGGAGGCCGCGGCGTGCCGATCCTACAGTCGCTTGTGCTCGACCACCTCCTCCTCAACGACGGGCCCGCCTTTTGGGTTGACGCAAACGGGCACGCGACGACGACGACACTCGCCCAGATCGCGCCCAGTCAACGGTTGCTCAACCGAATCCACGTGGCACGCGGATTTACCGCCTACCAGCACTACGGCGCCGTCTGTGATCTCCCGACGGCAGTGAACAAGTCGATCCAGATATCCACCACCGACGCCGGGGCGGCCGGTCGAGGAGAACCGAGTCGTGACGAGGACACGTCGCCCCACACACCCGCCCTCATCGTCGCGCCGGCCATCGACGTCCAGTACCGCGCCGACGATACCCTCGGCGAATCCCACGCGAAAACCCTCCAGGCCCGAACTCTCGCCCGGTTGGCGACCTACGGTGATGGGTACGACATCCCGGTGCTCGTTACTCGAAACGAACGAAACGAATTCACCGAGCCAGTTGCGACGGTCGCCGACCACCACCTGGAGTGCGAGCAAACTCGGATGGGCCACAGGTCGTCGGCAAGGACTTCGAGACGGTCATCTATCACGTCGACGACGGCGAATACTACCAGACTACGTTCGCGTACTGGCGGCAGCTGCTCGCGACGCTAGCACGGAGGTCGGCGTGGAACCTCTATACCTTGCACGGCGTTCTTAACGGATAGCAGACACTCAGCGGGATGATCGGTAAGAGAGTGTCCTGTACTTAGCGTCTTCTCCCAGAATCTGTATTAGTTGAGGATTCAATAGAGCCGAAAAGGACTCATTATAGTATCTACGGTGGGTTACGGCCTTTGTTGAGCGGTTCATACAAGTCCGTGTGATAGGCAACGCGCCAGAGTTTGAGAACGGCGCGAGTGACCAATTCTTCTGGGGACTGTGTAATACAGGACTCTTCGACTTCGTCTGGATCTGAACTCGCATTGGGTGGTGGATGATAGTGTTCAAATCCGGAAACATGAATATAGTCTCCGCTGTGTGGGTGCTTGCCCCATCGGAAGTTCACCCCTTCCGTGTCCGTGTAGTAGAACTTGTAATCATCTCGTGTCGTCCACTGGATGTCAAGTCGAGCTTCGTCGGCCGCACACAGCCCGTCGTCAAGCGTGACTTCAAGGACGGATGGATGTAAGTAATCGTCCAGTTCGGCTGTCGCAAGCGGTTCCATTTCCTCGACGACATCGCGAATCGTCAGTAGCGCCGGCCGATCCGTAGCCCCACGGAGAGTATGCGTTTCCGCTTGGTCAAAAGTATCCTGCATTGCTCAGACAGGGACGCTGTCGTCAGTCGAGCGACGGTCGCTATCGACGAACTGCTCGGCGTTGCCGATCGAGAGGGCAGCGTTCGCGAACGCGAGGTTTCGTCGGAGCGTCTTCCACTCACGAATCGTCTCTGGGTCGATCTTGTCCTGTGGAGATCCGGATTTTGAGAGAGCCTGATTCGTCTGGTTAACGGCTAAATCTTCAGGAGAGTCGACACCGAATTCAGCCTGATACTTAGTGAGTTGCTCACGCATCTCCTGGATTCGCGTGACAAGTTCGTCCGTCGAGACGTGCTCGAGGATGTCGGCAGCCTGTTCGACGACGAGTGATTCGGGCGAGCGGCGATAGAGCGTGCCGCCCTGCTCGCCGGGTGTCGTCTCGACAAATCCCTCATCCGCGAGTGTGTTTAAGTGCTTTCGAGCGGTCTTCGGAGTGGTCCGTGCATCGTCAGCTACTGTATCAGCTGAGACAGGGCTGTACGTATGTGCAATGACGTGTCGAATGCGCTCATAGGGCGTCGTTTCAGATTCCCATTCCTCTCCGACCGCTTCGTTGATGTCTGCAAACTCCTCTGGCGGACTTCGGTCGTTCATGTGGAAACGCACGGTTCAAAGTAATATAGTTCTTTGGCTTGGTTCTATATTCCTTCTAACCGAGCAATCGTTCTTCAAACAGTACGATAACCCGTGTGTGATCGGTGAGCGCGATGACTCGGTCGTCGAGGAGGCCGGGAAATCCGTCTATTACAGCGTGTATCCGACGACGGATCCGATCGGTCCCGGACTGGTCGGTGAGGTAGACAATTCGCTTGGTCGCTGCCCCGATATCAAGTCACACGAAGTACTCACTGACGATGATCCAGGCACAGCCCCGTTGGTCGGCGGTTCGCATCACGGTCGCGAGCTTCGGAAACTCCCCTGCAACCCAGCTATAGCGATTGAATTAGTTGGTACTCAATCGCAGAACAATTATTATTCTGGTGGATAGAGGAGTGGTGTGAAGGCGTCTTCTAGCCAAGTGTCAAAAGAGAAGGCACAACATCTCCTCAAGCGTAGTATCGGACCTGACGCTGAATTCCGTCCCCAACAGTGGGAAGCGATAGATGGGCTTGTAAATGAGAGGGAACGGCTGTTGCTGGTTCAGCGGACTGGGTGGGGAAAAAGTACGGTCTACTTCATCGCGACAAAACTCCTGAGAGATCAAGGTGAAGGGCCGACACTCATCATCAGTCCGTTGCTGGCGTTGATGCACAACCAGATACAGGATGCGGAGGAGCAGCTTGGGCTGGAGGCTTGGACGATTAACTCTAACAATACGGAAGAGTGGGAAGAAGCCAAACAGAGCGTTATTGACGGGACCTGTGACGTCCTATTGATTTCTCCGGAGCGACTGGCAAATCAGGAGTTTCAGGATGATGTTTTGCTCGAGATGGAAGACAAATTTGGTCTTCTCGTCGTCGACGAAGCGCATTGTATCTCCGATTGGGGACACGACTTTCGACCGGACTATCGGCGGATCAAACGAATTCTCCAAGAGCTTCCTCAGCGCATTCCTGTCGCTGCGACGACCGCTACGGCGAACGACCGCGTTATTGAGGACGTGACCCAACAAGTCCCAAATCTCCGTGTTATTCGCGGCAATCTCGTTAGAGAGTCACTTCGCATTCAGACTACCCAAATCGGGTCGAGAGCCGAACGCCTGGCATGGCTAGCGGAAAACATTCAGGAAGTGCCGTCAGCGGGGATTATCTACTGCTTGACTACGGACGAGGTTGAAATTGTAGCTGATTGGCTCACCAAGCAAGGACTCAATATCAAGCCGTATCACGGCGGGAGAGAAGGTGATCGGCGACGTGAACTCGAGGACCAACTTATGGCGAACGACGTTGATGCGCTGGTAGCAACCAATGCACTCGGGATGGGATTCAACAAACCGGATCTTGGATGGGTAATACACTTTCAGCGCCCACCAAACCTCATCAGGTACTATCAGGAGATCGGGCGCGCCGGACGAGGGCTCGATGAGGCGTTCGCGATTTTGCTTTCAGGAGAGGAGGATGACGACATAGCGGAATACTTCATCGAACAAGCGTTTCCCACGCCAAGTGAGTTCGACGCTGTCCTCAAAACGATTGAGGAGAGCGACGAGCCACTGTACAAGTACGAGATTCTGAAGCGTGTAGATGTCTCATGGAAAGCAGCTACGAAGTGTTTGAATATCCTGCGAGTCGAGAACGCAGTGATTCGGGTCGATGATGGATTCGAACGAACAGCTAAAGATTGGAGTTATGATCATGAACGATTCGAGTCAATCACTGAGCAGCGGTGGGAGGAATTAGCACAGATTCAGGAGTTCGTCGAGACCGATACGTGCTTGACGAAATTCATCGACGATGTTCTAGACGGGACTCTAGAATCGCCCTGCGGCCAATGTGCTAATTGTACTGATGACTTTCTTCCGTCCACCGTTCGAAATGAGAATCTCGTTCAAGCGGCTGTTGAGCACTATCGCGCCGAATCGTGGGACGAAATATCGGCACGCTACTTCATGCCCGAACGGGACGGTGGCAAATCGAAAATTTCTGAATCCCGAAAACCAGAAGACGGTCGCGTCCTCTCTGTGTACGGAGATCCTGGTCTCGGTAAACTGGTACAGGAACAGAAAGACAACGAGGATGGGTATAGCGACCAGTTGGTTGATACGGCTGTTGAGCACATTAAGAAGGACTGGGGACCGGACCCTGAGCCAATCTGGGTGACCGCTGTACCCTCGTACTCTGGAAACGACCAAGTCGCCGACCTAGCAGAGCGGATTGCAGACGGATTAGATCTCGCGTATGAGAATCCGCTTCGGAAGACCGAAGAAACTAGACCTCAGCATGAGTTATCGAACTCATACCAGAAACGGTGGAATATCGAGGACGTCTTCGAAACCACGGAGTCCGTTCGCCAAGAACCGGTCCTGCTAGTTGACGATACAGTCAACTCTCGTTGGACGCTTACAGAAGCGGGAATGACACTTCGAGATGCGGACAGTGGAACAGTCTACCCATTTGCACTTGCCAAGCGTACAAGATAGCAATTTGCGGATCTCATCTTGAAGCAATATGTGAACTAAATTCGCCACTTTACTATCAAGACCACCAAGATTACTGAATACTATATTCCAGGATTTGCTCAGGATGGTCAGTCCCGACGTTCGAGCGGCCCGTAAAGCTCTGCGCTCTGAATGTGGGTACAGAACTGTACGCAGAGACGACAACAATCTGCGGCATCGTTGAACGCCCGGACACTGGCGTCCCAGCGTGTGTGAACGGCACCGAGCACCGCACTCCGAACCGACAGTTGAGTCGCGACCATTGGACGTACCGAGTCATTGGGGCGATTCGAAGTTCTGCACTCGATCAAGCGTATCGCCCAGTGATATGGAACACTTCTACTGTTACCGTCGTGTTCACTGACGATGCCCTCTTCCAGCTCCATAGAGACGATTATTGCGTGTACCTCGAAGATGGCTTCATCAAGAATAACGCACGGCTACTGTTCGTCCCCGAATCGATAGCGCTTCAACTTGCAATAAATGACGATTCGCGAGTTATCATTGCTCCGTCTCCCTCAACCGGAGCAACAGTAGCCAAGTCTACAGCTCTCGAATCATCCAACTTTCATATCATCAAATGGGCGGTAGAGTTGTTCAACGAATATATCAAATTTTCTTGACCTCCTTTCGCGTATTTCAGGAACACACAGCAAGCGTCATCGGAGGAGAACAAAGTTACGAACCTCAATTTCGATCCGGTCTGCTCTGCCTATAGATATACAGGCAGGGGTCGATTTTTACACTTCGACGGCAGGGGGTGGTATGTGCGAAAAATTCCAGGCAACAAATTCGAGAGATGGGTGAGTTACACATCGATGACGGGGAGTGTTACTGATAGATAGTTTGAATTATTTAGCCATGGGATAATCTACATTGGACCGAGTCAGACGCTGTTACACATCGAACACGGGGAGCGGATCAATATCAATGTACTTCGTTACCGGTTCAAATCCAATAGATGCGAGAGTGTCGAAATATGGGCGTTAAGCCAAATAAAGCGGAGTGATATACATCGATTTGGGTTAACCTTTTAACACCTCCGTCACACAGGAAACGTATGGCCGGCAGCAATCAGGGGGGGACGGATCAATCTACGATGGAAGGTGAAGCAGCACAATCAGAGACTGAAAACAATCCCGACGTCACCCAAGATAATACCGCTACCGACGGTGCGTCACTTGATCTTTCTGAAGACGACTCTACCGAGAGTACACAGCAGTCGATTCGGGATATGCTCAACGAGGACGGCGACGGGTCAGTGTTCGTTAACCGCGATCTCGTCGAGCCCGACACGATCATCGACGAAGAGCGGATCGTTGGTCGCGATGACCAACTCGAATCGGTCGTGTCATTCTTGAGGCCGACACTGCAAGGAAATCGGCCGCCGAATATGCTCCTCTATGGCCCTGCCGGAACTGGAAAGTCGCTCATCATCGGCGCCGTGACACAGCAGATCATCGAACTCTGCAAATCGAACGGCGAGAGCTTCGGTGTCGTCGACATCAACTGCCAACCGATCAACACCCTCGACCAGGCGGTCTACGAGCTCGTCCAGACAGTCGCGCAAGACGTCGATACGGAAGTGGGCGTACCTGAAACAGGCGTATCAACTAAACGCAAATACCGACGTCTCTACGAACTCATCAACGACCACTATGATTCGGTTATCTTCATCCTCGACGAGATCGACCTGCTGGTCGGGCGACGCGCCAACGACGAGCCCGCATACTCGAAGTTGCTTTACCAGCTCTCGCGAGCCAGCAACACGAACGAGATCGAAGGTCGTGTCTCTGTCGCGGCGCTGACGAATGATCCGAAGTTCATGGAGGACATCGACGGCCGAGCCGAGAGTTCGTTCAACCCACGAGACGTCTACTTCCCGGACTACGATGCCAACCAGCTGCGAGAGATACTCCAAAATCGTCGCGATGCCTTCCAACCGAATGCACTCTCTGATGACGTAATCCCACTCGTCGCTGCCTTCGCAGCGCAGAGCCACGGTGATGCTCGAAAGGCCATTGACCTGTTCCGTGGCGCCGGCGATTTAGCTGACGAGCGTGGTGACAACAATGTCGAAGAACACCACGTCCGAGAGTCCCAAGAGGAGATCGACAAAGACCGATCGCTCAAACTCGTCGAGGGGCTAACAACTCAGAAGAAGATCTCACTGTATGCTACTGCCGCCGTTGCCCATTATTCGAAGCACTCAGGAAGCTCTGTTCCGAGTCCTGTCGGTTTCAAAGTGTATCAGTGGGTAACTGACGAGCTTGACGCGGACCAAATGACTCGTGAGACATACGTCAAGTACGTCAAAGAGCTTTCCACGTACGGATTGATTTCGACATCGAGGAAGAGTCGAGGGCGTGGTGGTGGAATGTACATGGAATTCACCTTCACGGGAGATCCCACAGGCATCATGAAGCGGATCACGGAGGACATTCGTTTGGAGAGCATTTCTGAGCAGAAAGAACTTCTTCGAACGGTGGTCAACGCACAGCTGAAGGAATTCCACCAAGATTGAGATCAGTAATTCTTGCAAGGTAGAATGGAGACACGCCCCGTCGTCGATGTGTAAGTTTCTAACCTCTCCCCCCGTCATCGAAGTGTAAATGATGAAGATGAGGTGGCTGGTTTGACGAAATTAAGTAATGGTACTCCCCCAATAGTGAACGCGGAGTTCAATACAACAATGAGTACAAGGGTAAGATCGTATCCATTGCGTGTAGCGGTTAACTTCGTCCAAACGAAATGAGCTGCAGTGAATTCCTAAGTCCATGATCAAACACCCTCCCCCCGCCATCGATGTGTAAATCATCGATAGAGCATAGGTAGAGACGATCGAGCGAATGATTCTAATCAGGGAGAGAAGGTCCAACAACAGTAATATCAAGAGAAGATGGACATAGAGAAGCGGTCTACAATGACGATCGATCTCGTTCAATCAAGTTGAGTGGTGCTTAGATTGATAGTTACTCTAGATCTAGTACGGTTACTGTTCTAACTAGGCCTACATAAAACTTCGTCAGACTAGAGCTATAATTCCTATAGAAGTTATTCTTTGGGTATTGAGACTTCTCACCTGTCTTTACGGCTGTTCCGACTATCCATCCACGCTTTCGTTTTCTATACCCCTTCACTTCTTACGGTTTTACACATCGATGACGGGGGGAGAGGGTCCCCTCTGATCTGAATGGAATTCTCTTCATTTCAGGTTTACAGGGGCGATATATTCGTTCTTTCTGGGGTCTCCGTCACCCCACTGGAGTAATAATAGCGATACCCAGGCTTCCTCTCTTTCACTGTTAATCTAGGTCCCACTTGCAGGAGTAACGTCGTAATCCTCGGGATCCGTTGAGATCTCGCGTTCTTCCAGTTCCTCAAGTTCCTCCGCAATAACTTCCTCTTCAGCGCGTCGACGCTAGAGTTCATAAGCGTCCTGATCGAAGCATCACTGGATCGATCGATCCGTAGCTCTAACAACGATGGCAGCTCGATCATCCGCTGTGAGGTGTACCAGCAGTTCGCTGGTGATCTTCCTACAGAGACTCCACTTGACCGAGATCTGAACTATCAAGGCTTGTTTGGCGTATCTATAGGTTGTTTACACTCTCATACCTCCCGTCCGACCAATTCGCTCATTCGAACTCACGGAGATGAGATGTCCGAATTCTTGAGCAAGGATTATCTTGGCAATCCCATCATTCACCGCACCCTTTCGTTTTCTCGGCTGTCTCACAGTCTTATACTCGAGTCCGTGCTTTTCCTGTTGGAAATGATAGTCCCCCTCCGGTAGTTACACTTCGATGACGGGGTGTGTGAACTGGGGTTCTTCCGAGTGCTTCAAAAATCGCACACGGGGTGTGGTGACCCCATAACCGGACGTATCGCCTTCTCAATCGTCCGGATTGACTGGTCCTTTATATTTGGAGGTCACCGTTTCTCCTTCCCGCCACTGCCAGTAGTAGTAGCGGTTGTCGTTGATCTCCTTGACCGTGATCGTGGCTTTCGCCGGGACGTCGTCCGGGAGGTCATCGGGCCGCTCGTCGATCTCGTCCCCATCCGACTCTTCCTCAATGCGGGCTTCGCGAGCTTTGTGCTCTGCCATCACCTCGGCATAGCGTGCGATCTGCTGGAGCCGGTCTGGAGAGTATTTGTTGAGTGTGTTGACGATATCTGTCGGGAGTTCCGCTGGCGGTGTCGGTGGCTCGAAGGACATCGGCTGACCCTGTGTTAACCAACACCTCGGCTACGCCATAGTTTTGTTGGTTAACACTCCCCTGCACGGACACAATTGGATATCTGTATACCAATAGCTCAACTCCCGAAATGCGGGACAAGACTAATATTGTTGTATGCGATACCGATAACTAGTGATGATGGAGTACGTCGATGAAACGGCGGCGAAAATCATGTTAGCGGTGCGACCGGGCGACTCGATTCGGCGGATCGCCCAGAAGATCGACGGCTCCTACTCGTGGGTTTACGACTGGATCGAACGGTTGGAAGAGGCGGGCCTCGTCCGACGTGACAACGGGGTCTATATCGAGGATTACACCATCCGAGATCGCTATCACGAGATGGTCGCGACCATCTCTCGATCGATACCTCCCTCAATCGATGAGGCCTACGTCATTCCTCATTTCGCTGGGATGCCATTCGCGTATACGAAGATCGATAGCGTCTACGTCTGGACGAATGGCGGCTATCAGATTGCTCGCGGTCACGACGACTATCCCATCTTCATTCAGGTCGCTGACCAAGATGTCGACCGATGGATGGCATTTTTCGATGAGTTCGGCGTCCCCTGTACGATCGAAGACCGGCCCGATCCGACCGACTATGACGCAACCGTCTCGTATGTCTTGTTTCCTACCACGAAACCGATCACTCGCGAGTGGGTCGACGGCAACCCGGTCATTGCGTTGGATGAAACGATCGATCACATGATGGAACACCGGGTGAACTACGAGCCGGCGTTGGAGATAATCGCTGACGAATACGACCGCGATATCGATGCGGTCCACGAAGACCCACGCTTGAAACCATGAGTCTTGGCGAACGCGAAGCCGAGTTGCTGGACACGTTAGAGGCAGTCGTCGACGCTGAGTTACCGTACGTCCTGGTCGGCGGCTGGGCGATCGCAGCGTTCAACCAACGGTTCACGACGGACGTTGACGTCGTCATTCCCGACCAGGCGATCGATGATTACAACGCTCTCCTCGCAAACCGCGGCTATAAGAAAACTGCCGACGTCGAACGGAATGATCTCTACGAGGGCCGTACTATCCGGTTCGAGAAAGATATTGGTAATCCCGTTCGATTCGACGCAATGGTCGATGCGTTGGGCTGTCGCCAGACGGAGGCCGAGTGGTCGTACCGCTATCTGGCAGAGCATTCAGTTACGGAGGACCTCCGAACAGGTCGCCCAATTTCAGCGAGGATTCCGGAGCGAGAATTGCTGTTCGCAGTGAAACTCCACAGTGGTCGCAAGGCGGACGCACGAGATTTGGTGGTGCTTGCTGCCAGCGCCGATTTCGACCGGATTGCGACCCATCTCCATCGCGGCGATCTGGAGAAACTTGCTGGCCGGATCGACACGGTCCTCGAACGACTCACTGCAGATGGATTCGAAGATGCGTTCAAAGGCGTCTTCGAACAACAGACTGTCCCAGAGCAAAATGTCGACACTGTCGTTGACTTCCTTCGCGACCAACGCCGTGATCTCGGCTCTTACTCGTAAGACGCCGGCTCAATTGTCGAGAATCTCGATGATCTCCTCACGAATCTGTGGCCAGTTCGAACCAAAGGGTACTGTCCCGATGTCCGACTGACGGTATGTTTCTAGATAGTCTGGAACGGCCGCCTGCAGTGCTGTTCGCCACGCTCCGAATACGCGCTGATACGGATCGGTGGTGAACGTTCTGTGTTCGTTTATCTCGGTCGTTGGTGGGTGGCCTAGTTTTTCAGCAATAGCCCAGGATTCGGCTAGTTCCATCGTAGGCGTCGGTAACCCTATGTCGGATATGTCGTCACCACGATTTTCACGATAGGACGTGTATGGGTCGTATGACTCGAACAGCAGTTATCGCAGGGGTCGGTCCGGGACTTGGTGAATCGCTCGCCCGAAAGTTTGCAGCTGAGGGCTGTCACGTCGCACTTTTCGCTCGATCGGAAGACTATCTCGAAGAACTCGCTGAGGAGATGCCGGAACCCGGCGAGGGGCTTGCCGTCCAAACAGATCTCACAGATGTCGAGCAGATACAGGAGGGGTTCGAGGCGGTCCGCGAAGCGTTCGGCTCGGTCGACGTTCTCGTAAACCACGCGAGCGCCGCCTCCTGGAAGGGTCTTATGGACGTGAGTGTCGAGGAATTTGAACAGGCGTGGGCGGTCAATGGACGAGGCGCGTTCGTCTGCTCGCAAGAGGCTGTTGGCGACATGCTCGAGACGGGCGGCGGGACGGTCATCTTTACTGGTGCCACCTCTGCGGTGCGGAGCCTCGGCGGCGCGATTGGATTCACGGCCGCGAAGTTCGCTGCCCGTGGGATGGCGATGGATATCGCTCAGGAGTTCGGCCCCGAGGGGATTCACGTTGCTCATGTCGTCATCGACGGCCAGATCGATACGCCGGGCGTCCGCGAGCGATTTGCCGACCGCGACGACGAGACGTTCCTCGACCCCGACGAGATGGCCGAGACATACTGGCACCTGGTCGAACAGGATGATGTCAGTACTCAGCC is a genomic window containing:
- a CDS encoding DUF7342 family protein, which gives rise to MNDRSPPEEFADINEAVGEEWESETTPYERIRHVIAHTYSPVSADTVADDARTTPKTARKHLNTLADEGFVETTPGEQGGTLYRRSPESLVVEQAADILEHVSTDELVTRIQEMREQLTKYQAEFGVDSPEDLAVNQTNQALSKSGSPQDKIDPETIREWKTLRRNLAFANAALSIGNAEQFVDSDRRSTDDSVPV
- a CDS encoding RecQ family ATP-dependent DNA helicase, with product MKASSSQVSKEKAQHLLKRSIGPDAEFRPQQWEAIDGLVNERERLLLVQRTGWGKSTVYFIATKLLRDQGEGPTLIISPLLALMHNQIQDAEEQLGLEAWTINSNNTEEWEEAKQSVIDGTCDVLLISPERLANQEFQDDVLLEMEDKFGLLVVDEAHCISDWGHDFRPDYRRIKRILQELPQRIPVAATTATANDRVIEDVTQQVPNLRVIRGNLVRESLRIQTTQIGSRAERLAWLAENIQEVPSAGIIYCLTTDEVEIVADWLTKQGLNIKPYHGGREGDRRRELEDQLMANDVDALVATNALGMGFNKPDLGWVIHFQRPPNLIRYYQEIGRAGRGLDEAFAILLSGEEDDDIAEYFIEQAFPTPSEFDAVLKTIEESDEPLYKYEILKRVDVSWKAATKCLNILRVENAVIRVDDGFERTAKDWSYDHERFESITEQRWEELAQIQEFVETDTCLTKFIDDVLDGTLESPCGQCANCTDDFLPSTVRNENLVQAAVEHYRAESWDEISARYFMPERDGGKSKISESRKPEDGRVLSVYGDPGLGKLVQEQKDNEDGYSDQLVDTAVEHIKKDWGPDPEPIWVTAVPSYSGNDQVADLAERIADGLDLAYENPLRKTEETRPQHELSNSYQKRWNIEDVFETTESVRQEPVLLVDDTVNSRWTLTEAGMTLRDADSGTVYPFALAKRTR
- a CDS encoding DUF7509 family protein, which gives rise to MIECRTSNRPNDSVRPMVATQLSVRSAVLGAVHTRWDASVRAFNDAADCCRLCVQFCTHIQSAELYGPLERRD
- a CDS encoding transcriptional regulator FilR1 domain-containing protein, which gives rise to MNGTEHRTPNRQLSRDHWTYRVIGAIRSSALDQAYRPVIWNTSTVTVVFTDDALFQLHRDDYCVYLEDGFIKNNARLLFVPESIALQLAINDDSRVIIAPSPSTGATVAKSTALESSNFHIIKWAVELFNEYIKFS
- a CDS encoding orc1/cdc6 family replication initiation protein, producing MLNEDGDGSVFVNRDLVEPDTIIDEERIVGRDDQLESVVSFLRPTLQGNRPPNMLLYGPAGTGKSLIIGAVTQQIIELCKSNGESFGVVDINCQPINTLDQAVYELVQTVAQDVDTEVGVPETGVSTKRKYRRLYELINDHYDSVIFILDEIDLLVGRRANDEPAYSKLLYQLSRASNTNEIEGRVSVAALTNDPKFMEDIDGRAESSFNPRDVYFPDYDANQLREILQNRRDAFQPNALSDDVIPLVAAFAAQSHGDARKAIDLFRGAGDLADERGDNNVEEHHVRESQEEIDKDRSLKLVEGLTTQKKISLYATAAVAHYSKHSGSSVPSPVGFKVYQWVTDELDADQMTRETYVKYVKELSTYGLISTSRKSRGRGGGMYMEFTFTGDPTGIMKRITEDIRLESISEQKELLRTVVNAQLKEFHQD
- a CDS encoding helix-turn-helix domain-containing protein — translated: MEYVDETAAKIMLAVRPGDSIRRIAQKIDGSYSWVYDWIERLEEAGLVRRDNGVYIEDYTIRDRYHEMVATISRSIPPSIDEAYVIPHFAGMPFAYTKIDSVYVWTNGGYQIARGHDDYPIFIQVADQDVDRWMAFFDEFGVPCTIEDRPDPTDYDATVSYVLFPTTKPITREWVDGNPVIALDETIDHMMEHRVNYEPALEIIADEYDRDIDAVHEDPRLKP
- a CDS encoding homing endonuclease associated repeat-containing protein, with product MELAESWAIAEKLGHPPTTEINEHRTFTTDPYQRVFGAWRTALQAAVPDYLETYRQSDIGTVPFGSNWPQIREEIIEILDN
- a CDS encoding SDR family NAD(P)-dependent oxidoreductase, which produces MTRTAVIAGVGPGLGESLARKFAAEGCHVALFARSEDYLEELAEEMPEPGEGLAVQTDLTDVEQIQEGFEAVREAFGSVDVLVNHASAASWKGLMDVSVEEFEQAWAVNGRGAFVCSQEAVGDMLETGGGTVIFTGATSAVRSLGGAIGFTAAKFAARGMAMDIAQEFGPEGIHVAHVVIDGQIDTPGVRERFADRDDETFLDPDEMAETYWHLVEQDDVSTQPFEVHITNGPQNSEFI